In the Flagellimonas sp. HMM57 genome, one interval contains:
- a CDS encoding HAMP domain-containing sensor histidine kinase, protein MKIRNKITLIFVLLTAMLLLSVFLFIYFSVENYTQNEFYLRLKQRVSIAAQAYLEEDELSTSIYEDIRKKHLRTLPNEKEKILKVNLDERSLISHSQSPLQPEFFDDVFNNGHAEVKIKNNYYTAILYKDNQGDFIVVLSAEDLYGSAKMQNLTRTLLTAFTLSLILLFVIGRYYAKEVLKPILVITGQVNKIRAKNLHLRLATEHKKDELGELSRTFNTMLDRLETSFEMKSNFVHNASHELRNPLTAIIGQTEVSLNKARKEPEYIEALQTIEKEALRLDELINALLDLAHTEHDSKGLIIENIRADELLMEVKMSFDSLISNKINCNFQFLPQNSNTLVFRGNNGLMKVALLNILDNALKYSTNGTVDLSLQVEDNGILFSIKDKGIGIPKEDLKNVFEPFYRGSNARGYKGFGFGLALSQKIIRLHGGELKIYSEIEKGTHVLVQLPNTDEGFKIAR, encoded by the coding sequence ATGAAGATTAGAAACAAGATAACATTGATCTTTGTGTTGCTGACCGCTATGTTACTATTGTCAGTATTTCTGTTTATCTACTTTTCTGTAGAGAATTACACGCAGAATGAGTTCTACCTTAGATTAAAACAAAGGGTGTCCATTGCGGCACAGGCCTATTTGGAAGAGGACGAATTAAGCACGAGCATCTACGAAGATATACGCAAAAAACACTTACGGACACTTCCTAACGAAAAAGAGAAAATCTTGAAAGTCAATTTGGACGAAAGATCTTTAATCTCTCACTCACAGTCTCCTTTGCAACCAGAATTCTTTGATGACGTCTTTAATAATGGCCACGCAGAAGTTAAGATAAAGAACAATTATTACACGGCTATCCTTTACAAAGACAATCAAGGGGACTTTATAGTAGTACTTTCTGCTGAAGACCTTTACGGATCTGCAAAAATGCAAAACCTAACAAGGACACTGTTGACAGCATTTACTTTGAGTTTGATTCTGCTTTTCGTTATTGGCCGATATTATGCCAAAGAGGTCCTAAAGCCTATTTTGGTTATCACAGGGCAAGTAAATAAAATAAGGGCAAAAAACCTTCATCTGCGACTTGCTACAGAACATAAAAAGGATGAGCTTGGGGAACTATCCAGAACGTTCAATACCATGTTGGACAGACTTGAAACCTCTTTTGAGATGAAAAGTAATTTTGTACACAACGCTTCGCACGAACTTAGAAATCCCCTAACAGCAATCATTGGCCAAACGGAGGTCTCCCTGAATAAAGCCAGAAAAGAACCGGAATATATTGAAGCACTCCAAACCATTGAAAAAGAAGCTTTGCGTCTTGATGAGTTGATAAACGCTCTTCTTGACCTTGCACACACCGAGCACGATTCCAAAGGGTTGATCATTGAAAACATTCGGGCCGATGAGTTATTGATGGAAGTAAAAATGAGTTTTGATTCCCTTATTTCAAACAAGATAAACTGCAACTTTCAATTTTTACCGCAAAATTCCAATACGCTTGTTTTTCGTGGAAATAATGGTCTTATGAAAGTGGCCTTGTTGAATATTTTGGACAACGCATTGAAATATTCAACAAACGGTACCGTTGACCTGAGTCTTCAAGTGGAGGATAACGGCATTCTGTTCTCTATAAAAGATAAAGGTATAGGCATACCCAAAGAGGATCTTAAAAACGTATTTGAACCTTTTTATCGGGGTTCAAATGCAAGGGGCTATAAAGGATTTGGTTTTGGTCTTGCGCTATCCCAAAAGATAATTCGCCTACATGGGGGAGAGTTAAAAATTTATTCAGAAATCGAAAAAGGAACTCATGTCCTTGTACAATTACCAAATACTGACGAGGGTTTTAAAATAGCCCGTTGA
- a CDS encoding response regulator transcription factor — MAKRILVIEDEQNVAAFIKKGLNEVGYEVFLAYEGAQGLELLKQKRIDLVILDVVLPSMDGRLVAKKIRELDYENLPIIMLTALGTTENVVKGLDSGADDYLVKPFKFKELLARIRALSRRHISTLSINQKLVVFDLELDRDAKIVKRSGDEIKLTSTEFRLLEFFLKNKNRVLSRIDILESVWDINFNLGTNVVDVYVNYLRNKIDRDYKPKLIHTVIGMGYIVKEPTNHED, encoded by the coding sequence ATGGCAAAACGCATATTGGTCATAGAAGACGAGCAGAACGTAGCTGCCTTTATTAAAAAAGGATTAAATGAAGTGGGCTATGAAGTTTTTTTGGCTTATGAAGGTGCACAAGGCTTAGAACTGTTAAAACAGAAACGAATAGACCTTGTTATACTTGATGTTGTCCTGCCCAGCATGGATGGGAGGCTGGTCGCTAAAAAAATTAGGGAACTGGACTATGAAAATCTGCCGATCATAATGCTCACCGCCCTTGGAACAACCGAAAATGTGGTCAAGGGATTGGATTCAGGAGCGGATGATTACTTGGTGAAACCTTTTAAGTTCAAAGAACTTTTGGCAAGGATTCGGGCATTGTCAAGACGGCACATCTCAACGTTATCTATAAACCAAAAACTTGTTGTATTTGACCTAGAACTTGATAGGGATGCCAAAATAGTAAAAAGATCTGGTGATGAAATAAAATTGACTTCCACAGAATTCCGTTTGCTAGAGTTTTTCTTGAAAAACAAGAACAGGGTCTTGAGCCGCATTGATATTCTTGAAAGTGTATGGGACATCAACTTCAATCTTGGGACCAATGTTGTTGATGTTTATGTCAATTATCTTAGAAATAAAATCGATAGGGACTATAAGCCAAAATTAATCCATACAGTAATTGGAATGGGATATATAGTGAAAGAGCCTACGAATCATGAAGATTAG
- a CDS encoding endonuclease/exonuclease/phosphatase family protein, whose translation MKIMCLNGWGGKLYDKLLPYLIEENPDVLCLQEVVHTLETDKDWLMYKDGDHILPQRANFFQDVQTALPDHIGIFCPASQGILWDEEIKIPSQWGLATFVRKSYPIIGQIQRFVHKSYAPYDYGEHPRSRSAHAIKVFDYKEDRSVVVAHMHGLRDLNGKMDTPERTVQAHKLMSLANELTEQNDSLVVCGDFNVEPNSETLKILSKAGLTELVTTRTSKGTRNSQYKKESRYADYMLVNELINVLGFNVIFEPEVSDHCPLVLTI comes from the coding sequence ATGAAAATAATGTGTCTTAACGGATGGGGCGGAAAACTGTATGATAAGTTACTTCCATATTTGATAGAAGAAAATCCAGACGTTCTTTGTTTGCAAGAAGTTGTACATACACTAGAAACGGATAAAGACTGGTTAATGTACAAAGACGGAGACCACATTCTTCCTCAGCGGGCCAACTTTTTTCAAGATGTTCAAACTGCATTGCCTGACCATATTGGAATTTTTTGTCCTGCATCCCAAGGAATACTTTGGGATGAGGAAATCAAAATTCCTTCCCAATGGGGACTTGCAACATTTGTACGAAAATCATATCCAATAATCGGACAAATACAAAGATTCGTGCATAAATCATATGCACCTTATGATTATGGTGAACATCCACGCTCTCGGAGTGCACACGCTATTAAAGTATTCGATTATAAAGAAGACAGATCTGTTGTTGTAGCCCATATGCACGGGTTAAGAGACTTGAACGGGAAAATGGACACGCCCGAGAGAACGGTACAGGCACATAAATTAATGTCTCTTGCAAATGAGCTTACTGAGCAGAATGATTCTCTTGTAGTATGCGGAGACTTCAATGTAGAGCCAAATAGTGAGACTTTAAAAATTTTATCCAAAGCTGGACTAACTGAATTAGTAACCACACGAACATCAAAGGGCACTCGAAATTCTCAATATAAGAAGGAAAGTAGATATGCGGATTATATGCTGGTCAATGAATTGATCAATGTTTTGGGTTTCAACGTAATTTTTGAGCCTGAAGTTTCGGACCATTGCCCACTAGTTCTGACTATCTAA
- a CDS encoding sugar phosphate isomerase/epimerase, whose translation MKTFFGPTLSLFFVVFLFACTRKTKDLIKVDEVSPWCIIDFDSLDRTPKQRIAMLKQMGFTKYGFNKGKGDLSKMKDEFKLAKENNIEITSIFLWLNAKRDSVGKLSPMNQELLTNLAETDSKPIIWLSFSNNFFEELNQEQSVELSIEMIAFVKLKADELGCKLALYNHHGWFGNPHNQVEILERLNQDSITMVYNFHHAHEYVDEFPVIVKKILPYLSYVNLNGVRKEGPQILPIGQGDHEFGMIRQLLDEGFDGPWGILGHIKTEDVEKVLNRNMEGLKLINSKLNKLEENKTTHNNVQI comes from the coding sequence ATGAAGACTTTTTTTGGACCAACTCTTTCGCTGTTTTTTGTAGTATTTCTTTTTGCTTGCACGAGAAAAACCAAAGACCTTATCAAAGTTGATGAGGTATCGCCTTGGTGTATCATAGATTTTGACTCTTTAGATAGGACGCCAAAACAGCGGATTGCCATGTTAAAACAAATGGGATTTACAAAATATGGCTTTAATAAGGGAAAAGGAGACCTGAGCAAAATGAAGGATGAATTCAAACTTGCTAAGGAGAATAATATTGAGATAACCTCGATTTTTCTTTGGTTAAATGCCAAAAGAGATAGTGTGGGCAAGTTGAGTCCAATGAATCAAGAATTACTGACCAATTTAGCTGAAACAGATAGTAAGCCCATCATATGGTTAAGCTTTAGCAATAATTTTTTTGAGGAGCTTAATCAAGAGCAATCCGTAGAGTTATCTATTGAAATGATAGCGTTTGTAAAGTTAAAAGCTGATGAATTGGGTTGTAAATTGGCTCTGTATAATCATCATGGTTGGTTTGGAAATCCCCATAATCAAGTCGAGATTTTGGAAAGGTTGAACCAGGACTCAATCACTATGGTGTATAACTTTCATCATGCCCATGAGTATGTTGATGAATTCCCTGTAATCGTAAAAAAGATATTGCCATATTTATCCTATGTCAATTTAAATGGAGTAAGAAAGGAAGGGCCTCAAATTTTGCCAATAGGTCAGGGTGATCACGAATTTGGAATGATCAGGCAATTATTGGATGAAGGATTTGATGGACCTTGGGGCATTTTAGGACATATTAAAACTGAAGACGTGGAAAAAGTTTTAAATCGAAATATGGAGGGATTAAAATTAATAAATTCAAAACTGAATAAGCTGGAAGAAAATAAAACAACCCACAATAATGTACAAATATAA
- a CDS encoding YqjF family protein: protein MTIREILNTTNHRPWEIPTDSWKFYQEWNNAIFLHYQVDLTELKKFVPKELEIELFNGEPWISVVAFTMEKIRPKNLPYFSPISDFDEINIRTYVKSNTKTGVYFLSIEGGKRLSCKVAKGISELPYRFSKIKRTNKRYQSQNLEFNDKLDIEFTIGKELTKKTELDKWLTERYALFQDTDESINEYEIHHLEWSINEIDLGKLDLSYPRFEKLINEGPSKIHYSKGVKVLAWGKIKNKKTACNNGNNL from the coding sequence ATGACAATCCGAGAAATATTAAATACCACAAATCACAGACCATGGGAAATTCCGACCGATAGTTGGAAATTTTATCAAGAATGGAACAATGCAATATTTCTTCATTATCAAGTTGACTTGACCGAATTGAAAAAATTCGTGCCCAAAGAATTGGAAATCGAGCTTTTTAACGGCGAACCTTGGATTTCAGTTGTTGCCTTTACCATGGAAAAGATAAGACCAAAAAACCTACCTTACTTTTCGCCAATATCAGATTTTGACGAAATAAATATTCGGACCTATGTTAAGTCAAATACTAAAACCGGAGTTTACTTTTTAAGCATCGAAGGGGGTAAAAGGTTATCTTGTAAAGTCGCAAAAGGAATTTCAGAACTTCCTTATAGATTTTCAAAAATTAAAAGGACCAACAAGAGATATCAATCCCAAAATTTGGAATTTAATGATAAACTTGACATTGAATTTACAATTGGAAAAGAACTGACCAAAAAAACAGAATTGGACAAATGGTTAACGGAAAGATATGCTCTTTTTCAAGATACTGACGAGTCAATTAACGAATATGAAATCCATCATTTGGAATGGTCAATTAATGAGATCGATTTAGGGAAATTAGATTTAAGTTATCCAAGATTTGAAAAGTTAATAAATGAAGGACCAAGTAAAATCCATTACTCTAAAGGAGTGAAAGTATTGGCTTGGGGGAAAATTAAAAACAAAAAAACTGCTTGCAATAATGGCAACAATTTATAA